In Lasioglossum baleicum unplaced genomic scaffold, iyLasBale1 scaffold2067, whole genome shotgun sequence, a single window of DNA contains:
- the LOC143221210 gene encoding NADH dehydrogenase [ubiquinone] 1 alpha subcomplex assembly factor 4: MGKVYSLLLRPIRTFNIEKRAERVISREKPEVAPQYPSVQKQREIVDKIKPDFMKVHYEKDPQLHDYLKSVYVQSKDPKNTPKEELVSAKSLPQDRRFPPLNNNKYCETLMITGGKCALSDVIRFISMHSENPTEYSVEKIAEMYKLDKQVVKNIVTNFKIFHLVKRKDDQVKLNNITEDV, from the exons ATGGGAAAAGTGTACTCTCTTCTTTTGCGACCAATTCGTACATTTAATATTGAAAAGCGAGCAGAACGTGTTATTTCAAGAGAGAAACCAGAAGTTGCTCCTCAATATCCATCAGTACAGAAGCAAAGGGAGATTGTAGATAAAA TAAAACCCGATTTTATGAAAGTTCACTACGAAAAGGATCCTCAATTACATGACTATTTAAAGAGTGTTTATGTTCAGTCTAAAGATCcaaaa aATACACCTAAAGAAGAATTGGTTTCGGCGAAGTCATTACCACAAGATAGAAGGTTCCCTCCTTTAAACAACAATAAGTATTGTGAAACACTTATGATTACTGGTGGTAAATGTGCTTTATCAGATGTAATACGTTTTATTAGTATGCATTCAGAAAATCCTACAGAGTATTCTGTAGAAAAAATAGCTGAAATGTATAAACTAGATAAACAAGTAGTTA aaaatattgtaacaaattttaaaatatttcatttagtaAAAAGGAAAGATGATCAGGTGAAGTTAAACAACATTACAGAAGATGTATAA